The Streptomyces sp. NBC_01255 genome window below encodes:
- a CDS encoding ABC transporter permease, translating into MSATATAPAAGAGRRTIAVMVLIPTVVALALWAFAWPAARTAPRDLPIGVAGPATVATAVERGLARHEGAFEVHRYEDGAAARAAIENRDVYGAVVVTPGGTELLTASAASPVVAGLLREAVTAQAPEGTTIQVTDVVAAPSGDPRGAVLAASLLPLALAGAAAGAVTTLLGLRGTRAVAALTGAAALAGLVGAALADTWLGALGGNWWAEAGLLALTVLAIGSTLAGLAALIGKPGLGLGAFLIILLGNPFSAIASAPELLPTAVGTLGQLLPPGAAGSALRSVSSFDGAAAGGPILVLALWTVAGLTAILLGTRMRRVEPATPLVPAPAPAPVG; encoded by the coding sequence ATGTCCGCCACCGCCACCGCCCCCGCCGCCGGCGCGGGGCGCCGCACCATCGCGGTGATGGTGCTGATCCCGACCGTCGTGGCCCTGGCCCTCTGGGCCTTCGCGTGGCCCGCGGCCCGGACGGCCCCCCGCGATCTGCCGATCGGCGTCGCCGGTCCCGCGACGGTGGCCACCGCCGTGGAGCGTGGGCTCGCCCGCCACGAGGGCGCCTTCGAGGTCCACCGCTACGAGGACGGTGCCGCGGCCCGCGCCGCCATCGAGAACCGGGATGTATACGGAGCGGTCGTCGTGACCCCGGGCGGTACGGAGCTCCTGACCGCCTCGGCGGCGAGCCCCGTGGTGGCCGGGCTGCTGCGCGAGGCCGTGACCGCCCAGGCTCCCGAGGGCACGACCATCCAGGTCACGGACGTGGTCGCGGCCCCCTCGGGCGATCCGCGCGGGGCCGTACTCGCCGCGAGCCTGCTGCCGCTCGCGCTGGCGGGGGCGGCGGCCGGCGCCGTCACCACCCTCCTGGGACTGCGCGGGACGCGCGCGGTGGCCGCCCTCACCGGGGCCGCGGCGCTCGCGGGACTAGTCGGCGCGGCCCTCGCCGACACGTGGCTCGGCGCGCTCGGCGGGAACTGGTGGGCGGAGGCCGGACTCCTCGCCCTCACGGTCCTGGCGATCGGCTCGACGCTCGCGGGACTGGCCGCACTCATCGGCAAGCCGGGCCTCGGACTCGGGGCGTTTCTGATCATCCTGCTCGGCAACCCCTTCTCGGCGATCGCGAGCGCGCCGGAGCTGCTGCCCACCGCCGTGGGCACGCTCGGCCAGTTGCTGCCGCCGGGCGCCGCGGGCTCGGCCCTCCGCTCCGTCTCGTCGTTCGACGGGGCGGCGGCGGGCGGTCCGATCCTGGTCCTCGCGCTCTGGACCGTCGCGGGCCTGACCGCGATCCTGCTGGGCACCCGCATGCGGCGCGTGGAGCCGGCGACCCCCCTGGTTCCGGCGCCGGCGCCGGCGCCGGTGGGCTGA
- a CDS encoding TetR/AcrR family transcriptional regulator — MARVSQEHLDARRRQILDGAARCFARNGFHATSMQDVLTEVGLSAGAVYRYFRGKDELIGAIAGEAFAGIRSAFEEASRATPPPTPDVLLGAVLRLFLEERIEGADRQAFARLIIQVWTETLRNEELAKTLAEGYQGMRAAWTDLVAAYRESGLLHADVPADHVARTLIAVAQGFIAQQALFGDVAVEILEDGLRGLMSMSVDPIR; from the coding sequence ATGGCTCGTGTATCCCAGGAACACCTCGACGCCCGGCGGCGGCAGATCCTCGACGGCGCGGCGCGCTGCTTCGCCCGCAACGGCTTCCACGCGACGTCCATGCAGGACGTACTGACCGAGGTGGGACTCTCGGCCGGCGCGGTCTACCGGTACTTCCGCGGCAAGGACGAACTCATCGGGGCCATCGCCGGCGAGGCCTTCGCCGGCATCCGGAGCGCGTTCGAGGAGGCGTCCAGGGCCACCCCGCCCCCCACCCCCGACGTGCTGCTCGGAGCGGTGCTCCGGCTCTTCCTGGAGGAGCGGATCGAGGGCGCGGACCGGCAGGCCTTCGCGCGCCTGATCATCCAGGTGTGGACGGAGACCCTGCGGAACGAGGAGCTGGCGAAGACCCTCGCGGAGGGCTACCAGGGGATGCGCGCCGCCTGGACGGATTTGGTGGCCGCCTACCGCGAGAGCGGCCTCCTGCACGCCGACGTCCCCGCCGACCACGTGGCCCGGACCCTCATCGCCGTCGCGCAGGGCTTCATCGCCCAGCAGGCGCTCTTCGGGGACGTGGCCGTCGAGATCCTGGAGGACGGTCTCCGGGGGCTGATGTCCATGTCGGTCGATCCGATCCGATGA
- a CDS encoding type II toxin-antitoxin system Phd/YefM family antitoxin has translation MTYEIPVTQARAELADLINRVVYGGERVVVTRHGKPLVALVSAADLEALEATPEPAEEQVISSVSTLRPLDSATGEQRRFGIAAHHRDPGAS, from the coding sequence ATGACCTACGAGATCCCGGTGACGCAAGCGCGGGCTGAGCTCGCCGACCTCATCAACCGCGTCGTGTACGGCGGTGAGCGCGTGGTCGTCACCCGCCACGGGAAGCCGCTCGTCGCCCTGGTCTCGGCCGCTGACCTGGAGGCTTTGGAGGCGACGCCGGAGCCGGCGGAGGAGCAGGTGATCAGCTCGGTCTCCACCCTGCGGCCGCTCGACTCCGCCACGGGCGAACAGCGCCGCTTCGGCATCGCCGCCCACCACCGCGATCCCGGCGCCTCGTAG